A genomic segment from Arcobacter sp. CECT 8986 encodes:
- the hypB gene encoding hydrogenase nickel incorporation protein HypB has translation MCKDCGCSITDHDHHHHDHEHSHDHDSASHQAAHETLHHNPQLNDSKTVSVIKKILDKNDHEAGHNRAHFNDHKVLGINLMSSPGSGKTTLLEHLADLADFKYGVVEGDLETNKDADRLKAKDIKAVQIQTGSACHLDAFMVHKGLHDMPLDDLDVCFVENVGNLVCPASYDVGTHLNIVLVSVPEGEDKIAKYPVMFRAADLILFTKTDLLPYFEYDLEKEKEVARKLKPNVDILEVSTKDKDSLQAVVDWINFKRKHR, from the coding sequence ATGTGTAAAGATTGCGGATGTAGTATAACAGATCATGACCATCATCACCATGACCATGAACACTCTCATGACCATGATAGTGCTAGTCATCAAGCAGCACACGAAACATTACATCATAACCCTCAATTAAATGATAGTAAAACAGTTTCAGTAATAAAAAAGATATTAGATAAAAATGACCATGAAGCAGGTCATAATAGAGCACATTTTAATGACCACAAAGTATTGGGAATAAATTTAATGAGTAGCCCAGGAAGTGGTAAAACTACACTATTAGAACATTTAGCTGATTTAGCTGATTTTAAATATGGTGTTGTTGAAGGTGATTTAGAAACAAATAAAGATGCAGATAGATTAAAAGCAAAAGATATCAAAGCTGTACAAATTCAAACAGGAAGTGCATGTCACTTAGATGCATTTATGGTTCATAAAGGTTTACATGATATGCCTTTAGATGATTTAGATGTATGTTTTGTTGAAAATGTTGGAAACTTAGTTTGTCCAGCTTCATATGATGTAGGAACTCACTTAAATATCGTACTTGTTTCAGTTCCAGAAGGTGAAGATAAAATTGCAAAATATCCTGTAATGTTTAGAGCAGCAGATTTAATTTTATTTACTAAAACTGATTTACTTCCATATTTTGAGTATGATTTAGAAAAAGAAAAAGAAGTTGCTAGAAAATTAAAACCAAATGTTGATATTTTAGAAGTTAGTACAAAAGATAAAGATTCACTACAAGCAGTAGTTGATTGGATTAATTTCAAAAGAAAACATAGATAA
- a CDS encoding HypC/HybG/HupF family hydrogenase formation chaperone, producing the protein MCLSIPSKIKSIDEESNSCTVDTMGVERSASLDLIDQDVKIGDYVLIHIGFAMNKIDEEDALESLKLYQQIIDKMEEEDAQAMIEEAENCPNR; encoded by the coding sequence ATGTGTTTATCAATTCCCTCAAAAATAAAATCAATAGATGAAGAGAGTAATAGTTGTACTGTTGACACAATGGGTGTAGAAAGAAGTGCAAGTTTAGACTTAATTGACCAAGATGTAAAAATCGGTGATTATGTATTAATTCATATTGGTTTTGCAATGAATAAAATAGATGAAGAAGATGCTTTGGAGTCTTTGAAACTTTATCAACAAATAATTGATAAGATGGAAGAAGAGGATGCCCAAGCGATGATAGAAGAAGCTGAAAACTGTCCAAATAGATAG